The Syntrophorhabdaceae bacterium genome includes a region encoding these proteins:
- a CDS encoding M24 family metallopeptidase, whose product KLGYGDYFLGYKPHKVRFLGHGIGIELAEFPYIAATHTYPIEEDAVFAIEPKMVFPKKGCCGYENTIHFMNGKCRIITDIDDSIIIA is encoded by the coding sequence ATAAACTGGGTTACGGGGACTATTTTCTGGGGTACAAGCCGCACAAGGTGAGGTTTCTCGGTCACGGTATCGGTATTGAGCTCGCGGAGTTTCCTTACATAGCCGCCACTCATACCTATCCCATAGAGGAGGACGCCGTATTCGCCATCGAACCAAAAATGGTCTTCCCCAAGAAGGGTTGCTGCGGTTACGAGAATACCATCCACTTTATGAACGGAAAGTGCCGGATAATCACTGATATTGATGACAGCATCATCATCGCATGA